One Streptomyces sp. P9-A2 DNA window includes the following coding sequences:
- a CDS encoding DUF305 domain-containing protein, whose amino-acid sequence MPWQVHPRPHLRIAVLASRSMEAHEAAGNSFAVRRTPVLVAVGVVLLVLAALALWWRTAEGTANTSTPGTASSEAGFSRDMSVHRRQAVEMSFIVRDPTGDQEVRTLAHDIIDTRATQRGMMPGRLEGWRAGG is encoded by the coding sequence ATGCCGTGGCAGGTGCATCCACGGCCGCATCTCCGGATCGCCGTGCTCGCCAGCCGGTCCATGGAAGCCCACGAAGCCGCGGGCAACAGCTTCGCCGTCCGCCGTACGCCTGTCCTGGTCGCCGTGGGCGTCGTGCTCCTGGTCCTCGCCGCCCTCGCCCTGTGGTGGCGAACCGCGGAGGGTACGGCGAATACCTCGACGCCCGGCACGGCGTCCTCGGAGGCCGGGTTCTCCCGGGACATGTCGGTGCACCGCCGGCAGGCGGTGGAGATGTCGTTCATCGTTCGTGACCCCACCGGCGACCAGGAGGTCCGCACCCTCGCCCACGACATCATCGACACCCGGGCCACGCAGCGCGGCATGATGCCGGGCCGGCTGGAGGGCTGGAGGGCTGGAGGCTGA
- a CDS encoding NAD-dependent formate dehydrogenase, with translation MAKILTVLYPDPVDGYPPRYARDEIPVISGYPGGQTAPTPRSIDFRPGELVGCVSGELGLRPFLEERGHTLVVTSDKEGLDSVLERELPDAEVVISQPFWPAYLTPDRIRRAPHLKLSITAGIGSDHVDLPSAIEHDVTVAEVTYSNSISVSEHAVMQILALVHNYLPAHEWVTARRGWNVADSVSRSYDLEGMDVGVFGAGRIGMAVLRRLKPFDVKLHYNDVHRLPPNLERELGLTWHADARSLAAAVDVLSIHAPLHAQTVNLFDDEMLATMKRGSYIVNTARALIVDRDAVVRALERGHLAGYAGDVWYPEPPEEDHPWRSMPHEGMTPHVSGSTLSAQARYAAGVREILECWFDNRPIRQEYLIVEGGRLAGTGARSYTV, from the coding sequence ATGGCAAAGATTCTCACGGTGCTTTATCCGGATCCCGTTGACGGCTACCCGCCCAGGTATGCCCGAGATGAGATCCCCGTCATCAGCGGCTATCCCGGAGGGCAGACGGCGCCCACCCCCCGGAGCATCGACTTCAGGCCGGGTGAGCTGGTCGGCTGCGTCTCCGGCGAACTCGGTCTGCGTCCGTTCCTGGAGGAACGGGGCCACACACTGGTTGTCACCTCCGACAAGGAGGGGCTCGACTCCGTGCTGGAACGGGAACTTCCCGACGCCGAGGTGGTGATCTCGCAGCCGTTCTGGCCCGCCTATCTCACCCCTGACCGGATCCGGCGCGCACCGCACTTGAAGCTGTCGATCACAGCCGGGATCGGTTCGGACCACGTGGACCTGCCGAGCGCCATCGAGCACGACGTCACCGTTGCGGAGGTCACCTACAGCAACAGCATCAGCGTGTCGGAGCACGCGGTCATGCAGATCCTTGCTCTCGTCCACAATTATCTGCCCGCCCACGAGTGGGTCACCGCCCGCCGAGGGTGGAACGTGGCCGACAGCGTCTCGCGGAGCTACGACCTGGAGGGCATGGACGTCGGCGTTTTCGGTGCCGGACGGATCGGCATGGCAGTGCTCCGCCGGCTGAAGCCGTTCGATGTGAAGTTGCACTACAACGACGTGCACAGGTTGCCACCAAACCTCGAGCGGGAGCTGGGGCTGACCTGGCATGCGGATGCCCGCTCCCTGGCGGCCGCCGTCGACGTGCTCTCCATCCACGCGCCGCTGCACGCGCAGACGGTGAACCTCTTCGACGACGAGATGCTCGCGACCATGAAGCGAGGGTCGTACATCGTCAACACAGCCCGCGCGCTGATCGTCGACCGGGACGCCGTGGTACGCGCTCTGGAACGAGGCCATCTGGCGGGTTACGCCGGTGACGTCTGGTACCCCGAGCCGCCGGAAGAGGACCACCCGTGGCGCAGCATGCCGCACGAGGGCATGACACCGCACGTGTCCGGTTCGACGCTCTCCGCGCAGGCCAGGTACGCGGCAGGCGTCCGGGAAATCCTGGAGTGCTGGTTCGACAACCGCCCGATCCGTCAGGAGTACCTCATCGTGGAGGGCGGCAGGCTCGCCGGGACCGGGGCCCGCTCGTACACCGTCTGA
- a CDS encoding VanW family protein produces MRPRIPSTSRMPSVPPAALAGGALTVGIGGLYLAGLLLTGGEIEAGTTVRGVDIGGLTHEEATRKLERHLAAAGPRKLAVQVGDREGAVDPRQAGLTFDVRETLEQAASTGADPVSVIGGLFRSGGGDIEPVVRIDERKARATLGKLAKTLDQTVRDGAVSFAGGRVEQITPRTGYALDVNAATGALRTPFLHGTADSVTVLPARETRPKITAEEVRRAVREFAQPAMSAPVTLTAGGQRFTLPPAVLGEYLTMRPDDAGRLTAKLDSKGLRAAPAVTGVLNGLPTTPRNARLGLEGDKVVVAADARPGVEVTDKALGKAVLPLLTKSGTARTGEVTTQQIQPEVTRENAARLGLTEKMSSFTVDFEPAAYRTTNVGRAVQLINGSVVMPNETWSFNRTVGERTRANGFVDGIMIFDDRYVKAPGGGVSAVATTVFNAMFFAGVKPVEYGAHSFYIERYPEGREATVAWGSLDLRFTNDSGKALYLQAESTDTSVTITFLGTKKYDEVTSVKGPRTNAQQPAKKVSTAEKCVPQTPLEGFDVTVQRVFRDGGREVKREPFRTHYTPRDEITCEKTPGKRQP; encoded by the coding sequence ATGCGCCCCCGGATACCCTCCACCTCCCGGATGCCCTCTGTCCCGCCCGCCGCCCTGGCGGGCGGTGCGCTGACCGTCGGCATCGGCGGCCTGTATCTCGCCGGACTGCTGCTCACCGGCGGTGAGATCGAGGCGGGTACCACGGTGCGCGGCGTGGACATCGGGGGCCTGACCCATGAGGAAGCCACCCGCAAGCTGGAGCGGCACCTGGCGGCGGCCGGCCCGCGGAAGCTGGCCGTGCAGGTCGGCGACCGCGAGGGCGCGGTCGATCCGCGGCAGGCGGGGCTCACCTTCGACGTCCGGGAAACCCTTGAGCAGGCGGCGTCCACCGGCGCCGATCCGGTCAGCGTGATCGGCGGACTGTTCCGCTCGGGCGGTGGTGACATCGAGCCGGTCGTGCGGATCGATGAGCGCAAGGCCCGTGCCACCCTCGGGAAGCTGGCGAAGACGCTCGACCAGACGGTCCGCGACGGCGCCGTCTCCTTCGCCGGCGGCCGGGTCGAGCAGATCACCCCGCGCACCGGGTACGCGCTGGACGTCAACGCCGCGACCGGCGCCCTGCGCACCCCCTTCCTGCACGGCACGGCGGACTCGGTCACGGTGCTGCCCGCACGCGAGACCAGGCCGAAGATCACGGCGGAGGAGGTGCGGCGGGCGGTGCGCGAGTTCGCGCAGCCGGCGATGTCGGCACCGGTCACGCTCACCGCGGGCGGCCAGCGGTTCACGCTCCCCCCGGCCGTGCTGGGCGAGTACCTGACCATGCGGCCGGACGACGCCGGCAGACTCACAGCGAAACTCGACAGCAAGGGCCTGCGCGCCGCCCCCGCGGTGACAGGCGTCCTGAACGGCCTTCCCACCACGCCCCGAAACGCCCGGCTGGGGCTCGAGGGCGACAAGGTCGTGGTGGCCGCCGACGCCAGGCCCGGCGTGGAGGTCACCGACAAGGCCCTGGGCAAGGCCGTCCTGCCCCTGCTCACCAAGTCGGGCACCGCCCGCACCGGCGAGGTGACCACGCAACAGATCCAGCCGGAGGTCACCCGCGAGAACGCGGCACGCCTGGGGCTGACCGAGAAGATGTCCTCCTTCACCGTCGACTTCGAACCGGCCGCCTACCGCACGACGAACGTCGGCCGGGCCGTGCAACTCATCAACGGCTCCGTCGTCATGCCGAACGAGACCTGGAGCTTCAACCGGACCGTCGGCGAGCGCACCCGGGCCAACGGCTTCGTCGACGGCATCATGATCTTCGACGACCGGTACGTCAAGGCACCCGGCGGCGGTGTCTCCGCCGTGGCCACCACGGTCTTCAACGCGATGTTCTTCGCCGGGGTCAAGCCCGTCGAGTACGGCGCCCACTCCTTCTACATCGAGCGCTACCCGGAGGGCCGCGAGGCCACCGTCGCCTGGGGCAGCCTGGACCTGAGGTTCACCAACGACTCCGGCAAGGCCCTCTACCTCCAGGCCGAGTCCACCGACACCTCGGTGACCATCACCTTCCTCGGCACCAAGAAGTACGACGAGGTCACGTCGGTCAAGGGGCCGCGCACCAACGCGCAGCAGCCGGCCAAGAAGGTGAGCACCGCCGAGAAGTGCGTGCCGCAGACCCCGCTCGAGGGCTTCGACGTCACCGTGCAGCGGGTCTTCCGCGACGGCGGCCGGGAAGTGAAGCGGGAACCGTTCCGCACGCACTACACCCCACGTGACGAGATCACCTGCGAAAAGACACCGGGCAAGCGTCAGCCCTGA
- the fmdA gene encoding formamidase: MPDVIFSVDQSRSMRDQAVPGHNRWHPDVPVAAMVRPGDEFRVECREWTDAQIGNNDSANDVRDVDLMRCHMLSGPIGVEGAEPGDLLVVDILDLGPVPQQVGNAPGEAWGYTGVFAKANGGGFLTDYFPDAYKAIWDFHGQVATSRHLPGVRFTGITHPGLFGTAPSEELLQRWNTREQALIDTDPNRIPPLGLAPDPDQALAGQATGSDAGRIAQEGARTVPARENGGNHDIKNFTRGSRVFYPVHVADAKLSGGDLHFSQGDGEITFCGAIEMGGYIDFHVDLLKGGMEKYGVTTNPLFMPGNVEPRYSEFISFIGISVDHDTNTNYYLDATVAYRRACLNAVEYLKKFGYTGEQAYLLLGAAPIEGRISGIVDIPNACCSLYLPTGIFDFDVHPTAEGPKAADRGQCAVTT; this comes from the coding sequence ATGCCTGACGTAATCTTCAGCGTCGACCAGTCCCGGTCGATGCGCGACCAGGCCGTACCTGGACACAATAGGTGGCATCCGGATGTTCCGGTCGCCGCGATGGTCCGCCCGGGGGACGAGTTCCGCGTCGAATGCCGCGAATGGACCGACGCGCAGATCGGCAACAACGACTCCGCCAACGACGTCCGCGACGTCGACCTGATGCGCTGCCACATGCTCAGCGGGCCGATAGGCGTCGAAGGCGCGGAGCCGGGCGACCTGCTCGTCGTGGACATCCTGGATCTCGGGCCGGTACCGCAGCAGGTCGGAAACGCACCGGGTGAAGCCTGGGGATACACCGGCGTCTTCGCCAAGGCCAACGGTGGAGGCTTCCTGACGGACTACTTCCCCGATGCCTACAAGGCGATATGGGACTTCCATGGGCAGGTGGCGACCTCCAGGCACCTACCCGGTGTCCGCTTCACCGGCATCACCCACCCGGGCCTCTTCGGCACCGCGCCGTCCGAGGAACTGCTACAGCGGTGGAACACGCGTGAGCAGGCCCTGATCGACACCGACCCCAACCGGATCCCGCCACTCGGGCTCGCGCCCGACCCCGACCAGGCCCTCGCCGGCCAGGCGACCGGATCGGATGCCGGACGTATCGCCCAGGAAGGGGCCCGCACCGTCCCCGCACGGGAGAACGGCGGCAACCACGACATCAAGAACTTCACTCGTGGATCCCGCGTCTTCTACCCGGTCCATGTTGCGGACGCCAAGCTGTCAGGCGGTGATCTTCACTTCAGCCAGGGAGACGGTGAGATCACCTTCTGTGGCGCCATCGAGATGGGCGGCTACATCGACTTCCACGTCGATCTGCTCAAGGGTGGCATGGAAAAGTACGGTGTCACCACCAACCCCCTCTTCATGCCGGGCAACGTCGAGCCCCGGTACTCGGAGTTCATCTCCTTCATCGGGATCTCCGTGGACCACGACACCAACACCAACTACTACCTGGACGCGACGGTCGCCTATCGCCGCGCCTGCCTCAACGCCGTCGAGTACCTGAAGAAGTTCGGTTACACCGGAGAGCAGGCATACCTGCTCCTCGGTGCGGCCCCTATCGAGGGACGCATCAGCGGGATCGTCGACATCCCCAACGCCTGCTGCTCCCTCTACCTCCCGACCGGGATCTTCGACTTCGACGTCCATCCCACTGCGGAGGGACCGAAAGCCGCAGACCGCGGTCAGTGCGCGGTGACCACCTGA
- the crcB gene encoding fluoride efflux transporter CrcB, which translates to MRLLLVLLGGAIGAPLRYLTDRAVQARHDTVFPWGTFAANVTGSMILGALTGAALSGAASKDMQLFLGTGLCGALTTYSTFSYETLSLAAAGARFLAFVNVVASVIAGLGAVFIGLAVAKAVFG; encoded by the coding sequence ATGAGATTGCTGCTGGTGCTGCTCGGCGGCGCGATCGGGGCCCCGCTGCGGTATCTGACCGACCGGGCGGTCCAGGCGCGTCACGACACGGTCTTCCCGTGGGGCACCTTCGCCGCCAACGTCACCGGCTCGATGATTCTCGGCGCACTGACGGGGGCGGCGCTGTCCGGTGCCGCGTCGAAGGACATGCAGTTGTTCTTGGGGACCGGGCTGTGCGGGGCGCTGACCACGTACTCGACGTTCTCCTATGAAACGCTGAGCCTGGCCGCGGCCGGCGCGAGGTTCCTGGCGTTCGTCAACGTGGTGGCCTCGGTCATCGCGGGGCTCGGAGCGGTGTTCATCGGCTTGGCCGTGGCCAAGGCGGTCTTCGGATAG
- a CDS encoding YceI family protein: protein MGLLNRHRATAPALATDSVSAPVTARLTGVWTIDPAHSSIAFVARYAMITKVRGTFEDFDGRLYLDGERPGRSTADVTIKAAGLDTRQEQRDRHLRSADFFHAEAHPVLSFRSTSVRQLSADTYHLSGDLSIKGVTRPVVLDLTHTGTATDPFGNERAGFEGSTTVDRTEWGLTWNRVLETGGVLVGEKVKLEFDVSAIRAA from the coding sequence ATGGGCCTGCTCAACCGCCACCGCGCCACCGCTCCCGCCCTGGCCACCGACTCGGTTTCCGCACCGGTCACCGCCCGGTTGACCGGCGTCTGGACCATTGACCCCGCGCACAGCAGCATCGCCTTCGTCGCCCGGTACGCCATGATCACCAAGGTCCGAGGCACCTTCGAAGACTTCGACGGCCGCCTGTACCTGGACGGCGAGCGCCCCGGACGCTCCACCGCCGACGTGACCATCAAGGCCGCCGGCCTCGACACCCGCCAGGAGCAGCGCGACCGGCACCTGCGCAGCGCCGACTTCTTCCACGCCGAGGCCCACCCCGTGCTGTCCTTCCGCAGCACCTCGGTGCGGCAGCTCTCCGCGGACACCTACCACCTGAGCGGCGACCTGAGCATCAAGGGCGTCACCCGCCCGGTCGTCCTGGACCTGACCCACACCGGCACGGCGACCGATCCCTTCGGCAACGAGCGCGCCGGTTTCGAGGGCTCCACCACAGTCGACCGCACCGAATGGGGCCTGACCTGGAACCGCGTACTGGAGACCGGCGGCGTGCTGGTCGGCGAGAAGGTGAAGCTGGAGTTCGACGTCTCCGCGATCCGCGCCGCCTGA
- a CDS encoding FmdB family zinc ribbon protein yields MATYEYSCNHCGSFDVKLPIGTAPTAHACPQCSNTARRVYSSPATAFTPPAVAGLREQEEKSRENPAVVTRVPPEQAAPRPAYPALARLPRP; encoded by the coding sequence ATGGCGACGTATGAGTATTCCTGCAACCACTGCGGATCGTTCGACGTCAAACTGCCGATCGGCACAGCGCCGACCGCGCACGCCTGCCCGCAGTGCTCGAATACGGCTCGACGTGTGTACTCGTCCCCCGCGACCGCGTTCACCCCGCCTGCCGTCGCGGGCCTGCGCGAGCAGGAGGAAAAGTCTCGGGAAAACCCCGCGGTGGTCACGCGGGTGCCTCCCGAGCAGGCTGCGCCGAGGCCGGCCTATCCAGCCCTCGCCCGGCTCCCCCGACCCTGA
- a CDS encoding AmiS/UreI family transporter, whose protein sequence is MANVGLLFVGAVLFLNGLMLLGKVDSRSAAVFNLFVGGLQVLTPTYLIIAANQDPRQIVLASGIFLFGFTYLYVGIGLLMGLDTTGVGYYSLFVAIVALGYSFVNFRLFDDQPFGVIWLYWAFLWFLFFLLLGLKMETLTSYVGWVTAIEGWVTGVIPAFLLLAGYWVTENFFETAIALGAFGVLTFTALWIALRRRRPGRPAEEYSAPGYPAGSPG, encoded by the coding sequence TTGGCCAACGTCGGACTTCTCTTTGTAGGCGCGGTGCTCTTCCTGAACGGGTTGATGCTGCTGGGAAAGGTCGACAGCCGATCAGCCGCCGTATTCAATCTGTTCGTGGGCGGACTTCAGGTCCTCACACCCACATATCTCATCATCGCCGCGAATCAGGACCCCCGCCAAATCGTGCTCGCATCGGGCATCTTCCTCTTCGGTTTCACATACCTGTATGTAGGAATCGGACTACTCATGGGACTCGACACGACAGGCGTGGGCTATTACTCACTGTTCGTGGCCATCGTGGCTCTGGGTTATTCATTCGTCAACTTCCGGCTGTTCGACGATCAGCCGTTCGGAGTGATATGGCTCTACTGGGCGTTCCTCTGGTTCCTTTTCTTCCTGCTCCTGGGACTGAAAATGGAGACCCTGACGTCCTATGTCGGCTGGGTGACAGCGATCGAAGGCTGGGTAACCGGCGTCATACCGGCATTCCTGCTGCTGGCCGGTTACTGGGTCACCGAGAACTTCTTTGAGACGGCGATCGCGCTGGGCGCGTTCGGCGTCCTGACCTTCACCGCGCTATGGATCGCACTTCGCCGGAGGCGGCCCGGCAGGCCCGCGGAGGAGTACAGCGCCCCGGGCTACCCGGCCGGCAGCCCCGGCTAG